In Micromonospora sp. WMMA1363, a genomic segment contains:
- a CDS encoding WhiB family transcriptional regulator, whose protein sequence is MTAACNRNPDLWMSEKPADVEAAKDGCLDCPLSRYHACRAEGWSHEYGVFGGLSGDDRRRFDPFRMARVTRARDAQAQQIDKAIIAARKAVALMVAEQAGPTVADPRSEAVRMLAFGASSRDVAVKLGVNRNTVRYWASRARTKPAA, encoded by the coding sequence GTGACTGCTGCCTGTAACCGCAACCCGGACCTGTGGATGAGTGAAAAGCCGGCCGATGTGGAGGCCGCTAAGGATGGTTGTCTTGATTGCCCGTTGAGCCGGTATCACGCCTGTCGGGCGGAGGGGTGGAGCCACGAGTACGGGGTGTTCGGTGGCCTGTCCGGAGATGATCGGAGACGATTTGACCCGTTCCGCATGGCGCGGGTGACGCGGGCTCGGGATGCTCAGGCCCAACAGATCGACAAGGCGATTATTGCTGCACGGAAGGCTGTGGCGCTGATGGTTGCGGAGCAAGCGGGCCCCACGGTGGCCGATCCCCGGAGCGAGGCTGTGAGGATGCTGGCCTTCGGCGCGTCCTCCCGCGACGTGGCCGTCAAGCTGGGCGTCAACCGCAACACTGTGAGGTACTGGGCGAGTCGCGCGCGGACTAAGCCCGCCGCGTGA